The Nocardia sp. XZ_19_385 genome window below encodes:
- a CDS encoding TetR/AcrR family transcriptional regulator, translating to MSEAQSIDGTPIIMEATRRRLTGKQADTVDKLTRSAVEVLAREGFAGMTIRLVAAAAGVGTATAYTYFSSKEHLVAEIFWRRLVSNPSPASEDPDPTVRVVAELRTIAMLVADEQELSGAVTSALLGRDPDVEHLRTRIGAEIRKRLIRALGPDPDLEIVESLELIYAGALVRAGMGYASYSEIADLIEKSALRVLR from the coding sequence ATGTCCGAAGCGCAGTCCATCGACGGTACCCCCATCATCATGGAGGCCACCCGCCGCCGCCTCACCGGCAAGCAGGCCGACACCGTCGACAAACTGACTCGCTCGGCCGTGGAAGTGCTTGCCCGCGAAGGCTTCGCGGGCATGACCATCCGTCTGGTAGCGGCCGCCGCCGGCGTCGGCACGGCGACGGCCTACACCTACTTCTCCTCAAAGGAACACCTGGTCGCCGAAATCTTCTGGCGCCGACTGGTTTCCAACCCGTCCCCCGCCAGCGAGGACCCGGACCCCACCGTCCGGGTCGTCGCGGAACTGCGCACCATCGCCATGCTCGTCGCCGACGAGCAAGAACTCTCCGGCGCCGTCACAAGCGCCCTGCTCGGCCGCGACCCCGACGTCGAGCACCTTCGCACCCGCATCGGGGCCGAAATCCGCAAACGCCTCATCCGCGCACTCGGCCCCGACCCGGACCTGGAAATCGTCGAATCCCTCGAACTCATCTACGCCGGGGCCCTCGTTCGCGCTGGCATGGGCTATGCCTCGTACTCCGAAATCGCCGATCTCATCGAGAAATCCGCGCTGCGGGTCCTGCGGTAG
- a CDS encoding DUF559 domain-containing protein translates to MGALDEAFSGSWAVAAGLLSRWELRHNFMRVYPGVYLPKGRELDAVGRARAAGYWAKGDGVLVGYSAAAMHGTRWLDSGLPAEVARPRHCRAPAGIRATQQIFAAHEVCDIGGFTVTTPARTAFDLGCRLSRDRAVPILDALSAATGVAIGDVAKVFAEHPGYRGLDRLPEALWLMDGGAESPQESRLRLLLIDNGFHGPRTQLVARDNSDRFVARLDMGWEKLKIAVEYDGAQHWLDPEQRAKDIDRWEMLKALGWIIIRVSADHLRNRTYIIVDRVRAARHARGVLLP, encoded by the coding sequence GGTTTACCCGGGGGTTTATCTGCCCAAGGGGCGGGAGCTCGATGCGGTGGGTCGGGCTCGGGCCGCCGGGTATTGGGCGAAGGGGGATGGAGTGTTGGTCGGGTACTCCGCCGCTGCGATGCACGGGACACGGTGGCTGGATTCGGGTCTGCCGGCTGAAGTTGCTCGTCCGCGGCACTGTAGAGCGCCGGCGGGGATTCGTGCGACGCAGCAGATCTTTGCCGCACATGAGGTTTGCGATATCGGCGGGTTCACGGTCACTACGCCGGCGCGCACCGCCTTCGACCTGGGGTGCCGGTTGTCGCGTGATCGCGCGGTGCCGATTCTGGATGCCCTCAGTGCCGCAACGGGGGTCGCGATCGGTGATGTCGCCAAGGTTTTCGCGGAGCACCCCGGGTATCGCGGGTTGGACCGGTTGCCTGAAGCGCTGTGGCTGATGGATGGGGGAGCCGAGTCGCCACAGGAGTCACGGCTTCGACTGTTGCTCATCGACAACGGCTTCCATGGGCCGAGGACGCAGCTGGTCGCCCGCGACAATTCGGATCGCTTCGTGGCGCGGCTCGACATGGGCTGGGAAAAGTTGAAGATCGCCGTCGAATACGACGGCGCCCAGCATTGGCTGGATCCCGAACAGCGCGCGAAAGACATCGACCGCTGGGAAATGCTGAAAGCCCTGGGCTGGATCATCATCCGCGTCAGCGCCGACCATCTGCGCAACCGCACCTACATCATCGTCGACCGCGTCCGAGCTGCCCGCCACGCTCGCGGGGTCCTGCTCCCCTGA
- a CDS encoding FAD-dependent oxidoreductase, which translates to MADSTTIRPLPAAEVTEWDLRADVVIAGYGIAGVCAAIEAARAGAQVLILERTGGWGGAAAMAGGHIYLGGGTPLQHALGFEDTPENMEKFLLAAVGAGADKARIADYCRGSVDHFNWLVESGVPFKEEFWGEPGWEPPHDEGLNYSGGENSAPFNAIATPAPRGHVPQMTDKKVGQRSGGYMLMKPLSETAEKLGVRAEYDLRLRRLVVDETGRVVGVRATRFGEDVTVRAERGVVLATGSFAYQQQMIENHAPRLIGRPAAAIEEHDGIGIRLAQALGADVAHLDATEVAFFGDPQMLARGVLVNGRGQRYTAEDTYGGHIGQRTLMQQDNQAYLIMDETGYEEALSTVTATPFFRQPPKWAAESIAELETEIGLPEQALQTTIDTYNLHAAKGSDPLLGKKPEWVRPLTGSFAAWDMRGFTAGFTLGGLRTDLDARVLHVSGEPIAGLFAAGRCTSGICTGGYVSGASLGDGSFYGRRAGIAAAISENATE; encoded by the coding sequence ATGGCCGACTCCACCACCATTCGCCCACTACCTGCCGCCGAGGTCACCGAGTGGGATCTGCGCGCCGACGTGGTGATCGCCGGCTACGGCATCGCCGGGGTCTGCGCCGCCATCGAAGCGGCCAGAGCCGGTGCGCAAGTGCTGATCCTGGAGCGCACCGGCGGCTGGGGTGGTGCGGCCGCGATGGCGGGCGGGCACATCTACCTGGGCGGCGGGACGCCGCTGCAGCACGCCCTCGGTTTCGAGGACACACCCGAGAACATGGAGAAATTCCTGCTCGCCGCGGTCGGGGCGGGCGCGGACAAGGCCAGAATCGCCGACTACTGCCGGGGCAGCGTGGATCATTTCAACTGGCTCGTCGAGTCCGGAGTTCCGTTCAAGGAGGAATTCTGGGGTGAGCCGGGTTGGGAACCGCCGCATGACGAGGGACTGAACTACTCCGGTGGGGAAAACTCCGCCCCGTTCAACGCCATCGCCACCCCCGCCCCGCGCGGTCACGTCCCCCAGATGACGGACAAGAAGGTCGGGCAGCGCAGCGGCGGCTACATGCTGATGAAACCGCTGTCCGAAACGGCCGAAAAGCTCGGCGTCCGAGCCGAATACGACCTTCGGCTCCGGCGGCTCGTCGTCGACGAGACCGGCCGCGTCGTGGGCGTCCGTGCCACCCGATTCGGCGAGGACGTCACCGTCCGCGCCGAACGCGGTGTCGTGCTGGCCACCGGCAGCTTCGCCTACCAGCAGCAGATGATCGAAAATCATGCCCCACGGCTGATCGGACGCCCGGCCGCCGCCATCGAGGAGCACGACGGCATCGGCATCCGGCTGGCCCAGGCGCTCGGCGCGGACGTCGCGCATCTGGACGCCACCGAGGTCGCCTTCTTCGGCGACCCCCAGATGCTGGCGCGCGGCGTCCTGGTCAACGGCCGCGGGCAACGCTATACCGCCGAGGACACCTACGGCGGCCATATCGGCCAGCGCACCCTGATGCAGCAGGACAACCAGGCCTATCTGATCATGGACGAAACCGGTTACGAGGAAGCGCTTTCGACCGTCACCGCCACCCCTTTCTTCCGGCAGCCGCCCAAGTGGGCCGCCGAGTCCATCGCCGAACTCGAAACCGAGATCGGGTTGCCGGAGCAGGCACTGCAAACGACCATCGACACCTACAACCTGCACGCGGCCAAGGGTTCCGATCCGCTACTCGGCAAGAAGCCGGAATGGGTTCGGCCGCTGACCGGTTCGTTCGCCGCGTGGGATATGCGGGGATTCACCGCCGGATTCACCCTCGGCGGCCTGCGCACCGATCTCGACGCCCGGGTGCTGCACGTCTCCGGCGAACCCATTGCCGGATTGTTCGCGGCCGGCCGCTGCACTTCGGGCATCTGCACCGGCGGCTACGTGAGTGGCGCCTCGCTCGGCGACGGCAGCTTCTACGGGCGGCGTGCGGGCATCGCCGCCGCTATTTCCGAAAACGCGACCGAGTAG
- a CDS encoding NAD(P)-dependent oxidoreductase, whose translation MTDRVGFIGLGNMGAPMAERLLSWPGGLTVSDMRPDAMQKYAESGAAAAGSAAQLAEQCEIVCIAVVDDAQVRAVLTGPDGVLETAKPGSVVAVHSTISDRTAEELAVECASHSVEFVDAPISGGAPGAASGRLAVMVGGSEAAFQRIREPFGAFADLIVHAGPVGAGTRMKLARNLLHFIAFTATTEAQRLAEASGLDITALGKVVRHSDAVTGGPGAIMLRDTTAPIEQGDFWLPILQHVRDLGEKDLSLALDLAARREVELPLAELALGRLGPGLGVGIGPAAERKSP comes from the coding sequence ATGACCGACAGGGTTGGATTCATCGGACTCGGCAATATGGGCGCGCCCATGGCCGAACGGCTGCTGAGCTGGCCGGGTGGACTCACCGTCAGCGATATGCGCCCCGACGCGATGCAGAAGTACGCCGAATCCGGTGCTGCCGCAGCCGGTTCGGCCGCCCAACTCGCCGAACAATGCGAGATCGTCTGCATCGCCGTGGTCGACGATGCCCAGGTACGTGCGGTGCTCACCGGGCCCGACGGTGTGCTCGAGACTGCGAAACCGGGCAGCGTCGTCGCTGTGCACTCCACGATCAGCGACCGGACCGCCGAGGAACTCGCCGTCGAATGTGCTTCGCACAGTGTCGAATTCGTGGACGCACCGATCAGTGGTGGCGCCCCCGGGGCGGCCAGCGGCAGGCTCGCGGTGATGGTCGGTGGCAGCGAGGCGGCCTTCCAGCGGATCCGGGAACCGTTCGGCGCGTTCGCCGATCTGATCGTGCACGCCGGACCGGTGGGCGCGGGCACCCGAATGAAGCTGGCGCGCAACCTTTTGCACTTCATCGCGTTCACCGCCACCACCGAGGCGCAGCGCCTGGCCGAGGCATCCGGGCTGGATATCACCGCGCTCGGCAAGGTGGTGCGGCATTCCGACGCTGTCACCGGCGGTCCGGGGGCGATCATGTTGCGTGACACCACCGCCCCTATCGAGCAGGGTGATTTCTGGCTGCCGATCCTCCAGCACGTTCGTGACCTCGGCGAGAAGGACCTTTCCCTGGCTCTGGACTTGGCCGCCCGCCGCGAAGTGGAGCTGCCACTGGCCGAACTCGCGCTCGGGCGCCTCGGCCCCGGACTGGGCGTCGGCATCGGTCCCGCCGCCGAACGGAAGTCACCGTGA
- a CDS encoding SDR family oxidoreductase, which produces MGSGCVVVTGGSRGIGAAVALELGRRGELVCVTYRRDVGAAEEVCREIVEGGGVALAVRADMGEAEDIEGLFATVDAEFGGLRGLVNNAAILEKQCRAEELDVERLRRVMAVNVIGPMLCARNAVRRMSTKHGGRGGAIVNVSSAAARLGSPGEYVDYAASKGALDTFTRGLALEVAGEGIRVNSVRPGFIYTEMHADGGEPGRVDRVAPTLPMGRGGRPEEVAEAIVWLLSEQASYVTGAFIDAAGGR; this is translated from the coding sequence GTGGGTTCGGGGTGTGTGGTGGTTACCGGTGGGAGCCGGGGGATTGGGGCGGCGGTGGCTTTGGAGTTGGGGCGGCGGGGGGAGTTGGTTTGTGTGACGTATCGGCGGGACGTGGGGGCGGCGGAGGAGGTTTGCAGGGAGATTGTCGAGGGTGGGGGTGTGGCGTTGGCGGTGCGGGCGGATATGGGGGAGGCGGAGGATATCGAGGGGTTGTTCGCGACTGTTGATGCGGAGTTCGGGGGGTTGCGGGGGTTGGTGAACAATGCCGCGATACTCGAGAAGCAGTGCCGGGCTGAGGAACTCGACGTCGAACGGCTGCGGCGGGTGATGGCGGTGAATGTGATCGGGCCGATGCTGTGTGCGCGGAACGCGGTGCGGCGGATGTCGACGAAGCACGGCGGGCGCGGGGGTGCGATCGTGAATGTGTCGTCGGCGGCGGCGCGGCTGGGATCGCCGGGGGAGTATGTCGATTACGCGGCCAGTAAGGGGGCGCTGGATACGTTTACGCGTGGGCTGGCGTTGGAGGTCGCGGGGGAAGGGATTCGGGTGAACTCGGTGCGGCCGGGGTTCATCTATACCGAGATGCATGCCGACGGTGGGGAGCCGGGGCGTGTCGATCGGGTCGCGCCCACGCTGCCGATGGGCCGGGGCGGCCGGCCGGAGGAAGTGGCCGAGGCCATCGTGTGGTTGCTGTCGGAACAAGCGTCGTACGTGACGGGCGCATTCATAGACGCCGCAGGTGGGCGTTAG
- a CDS encoding carboxymuconolactone decarboxylase family protein: MSDNTANGASDSVRERGLAKMAEVYGTEFQNYPGDHFAMTADHLFADVWSREGLSIRDRRLLLLGALTAQNLMDTAGIQIGAALRNKELSEAELHEIALFLCHYVGWPSGTKLDILIGTIVAQQKKAARQEQSEK; this comes from the coding sequence ATGAGCGACAACACCGCCAACGGCGCTTCCGACTCCGTCCGCGAACGCGGCCTGGCAAAGATGGCCGAGGTCTACGGCACCGAGTTCCAGAATTACCCCGGCGACCACTTCGCGATGACCGCCGACCACCTCTTCGCCGACGTGTGGTCCCGCGAAGGCCTCAGCATCCGCGACCGCCGCCTCCTGCTGCTCGGCGCCCTGACCGCGCAGAACCTGATGGACACCGCCGGCATCCAGATCGGCGCGGCGCTGCGCAACAAGGAACTCTCCGAAGCCGAGTTGCACGAGATCGCGTTGTTCCTTTGTCATTACGTGGGCTGGCCCAGCGGCACCAAGCTCGACATTCTGATAGGCACCATTGTGGCGCAGCAGAAGAAGGCCGCCCGCCAAGAGCAGTCCGAGAAGTAA